CTGGTCAAGCAGATCGCGCGGGCGGCGCGCTTCTTCGCCCACGAGAGTTGCGCCCAGTGCACGCAGTGCCGCGAAGGCACGGCGTGGACCACGCGCATCCTCGATCGGATCGTGGCCGGCGACGGTACGGCCGAGGACCTCGACACCCTGCTCGACATCGCCGACAACATGACCGGAAAGACGATCTGCGTGCTCAGCGACTCGTGCGCCGTGCCCGTGGTGTCGGGCATCAAGAAGTTCCGCGGCGACTTCGAGGCGCTCATCAAGAAGAAGACGGTCCATCACGTCCCGGCGGTGGTGTAAATGCCCGATGCGAAGTTGGTCAACCTGACGATCGAAGGGCGGGCGGTCTCCGTCCCCGAGGGCACGTCGATTCTCGAAGCGGCCAAGGCGGCGGGCGTGCTCGTGCCGCACTACTGCTACCACCCGGGGCTCCCGGTGGCCGGCGTGTGCCGCATGTGCCTGGTCGAGGTCGAGAAGATGCCCAAGCTGGCCCCCTCCTGCGCCACGACGGTGGGCGAGGGCCAGGTGGTGCACGTGCATTCCCCCAAGGCGCTCGAGGCGCGCAAGGGCGTGCTCGAGATGCTGCTCATCAACCACCCGCTCGACTGTCCGATCTGCGACCAGGCCGGCGAGTGCGAGCTCCAGGACTACACGTTCCAGGAAGGCCGGTCCGAGGGGCGGCTGCGCGAGCCCAAGCGGTTCAATCCCGTTGAGGACTTCGGCGGCGACGTGATGTACGTGGCCAATCGCTGCATTCTCTGCACGCGCTGCGTGCGGTTCATGGGCGATGTGGCCCAGGACGCCGCCCTCAACGTGAGCGAACGCGGCGACCGCGCGCTCATCGGCAAGTTCGAGGGCAAGGATCTCACGCACCCGTGGGCCGGCAACGTCATCGACCTCTGTCCGGTCGGCGCCCTCCTGTCCAAGGATTCGCTCAACAAGGTGCGGGCGTGGGAAGTCGATCGCACCGCGTCCATCTGCCCGGGCTGTTCGCAGGGATGCAACATGATCATCGAGACGCGCGACAACATGGTCGTGCGCCTCCGCCCGCGCGCCAACGATGCCGTGAACCAGTACTTCCTGTGCGACGAGGGCCGGCTGGACTACCGCTGGATGAATCGCCAGGATCGCGTGGAATACCCGATGGTCCGGCAGGGCGAAGCGCTGGCGACCGCCGAGTGGGAGGCCGCCGTGTCCGCCGCCGCCGCGCTGGTGGCCGGCAAGCGAACGTTCGTGCTCGCCTCGCCCAACCTGCCGAACGAAGCGCTCTATCTGATCTCCCGGCTCGTGAAGAAGACGGGTGGCGTCGGCGCGTTCCGCGTGCGCCAGGGGTCCGAAGCGCCGCTGCCCGGAGTCGCCGACCTCGCGCGGCGGGCCGATCGGGCCGCCAACGGGCGCGGCGCCGAGCTGATGGGCCTGGCGCGTGACTCCGCGCCGCTCGCCAAGCTGCAGGCCGGCGACGTGCTGATCGTGGCCGACGAGGAGTTGGCCGGGGTCGACGCGCCCGACGTGGCCAAGGCGGGCGCGATCATCGTCATCGGCACCACGTTGCCCGGCTGGGCGCGCCACCTGGCCGCGGTGGTGCTGCCGATCAACAACATGGCCGAGGAGGAGGGCACGTTCACCAACCTCCGCGGGCGCGTGCAGCGGTTCCGGCAGGCCAAGGCGGGGCCCGGCTTCGCC
Above is a genomic segment from Gemmatimonadaceae bacterium containing:
- a CDS encoding 2Fe-2S iron-sulfur cluster-binding protein encodes the protein MPDAKLVNLTIEGRAVSVPEGTSILEAAKAAGVLVPHYCYHPGLPVAGVCRMCLVEVEKMPKLAPSCATTVGEGQVVHVHSPKALEARKGVLEMLLINHPLDCPICDQAGECELQDYTFQEGRSEGRLREPKRFNPVEDFGGDVMYVANRCILCTRCVRFMGDVAQDAALNVSERGDRALIGKFEGKDLTHPWAGNVIDLCPVGALLSKDSLNKVRAWEVDRTASICPGCSQGCNMIIETRDNMVVRLRPRANDAVNQYFLCDEGRLDYRWMNRQDRVEYPMVRQGEALATAEWEAAVSAAAALVAGKRTFVLASPNLPNEALYLISRLVKKTGGVGAFRVRQGSEAPLPGVADLARRADRAANGRGAELMGLARDSAPLAKLQAGDVLIVADEELAGVDAPDVAKAGAIIVIGTTLPGWARHLAAVVLPINNMAEEEGTFTNLRGRVQRFRQAKAGPGFARPSWLVLADLLTAVGDAAPYMLANEVFAALAAAHPEFAGMSYDTLGLSGAVVPSAGAGAVA